The following nucleotide sequence is from Calditrichota bacterium.
TGGATGGAGGAAAATCATGAAGTGTAAAAATGTTTTATTATTCTTGGCAGTGCTATGGATTTCCACAGCATGGGCTCAGGAAAATTACGAAAAAATGCCCGGCTACGTGGATTTGAAAGGAATCGAAGAGTTCAAAAATGCTGACGAGACCGTGGAAGTATTCATTACCAAACGGCTGTTAAAACTGGTAGCGTCGTTTTCCACAGGACAGGATTCTTCGCTTGCTAATTTAATCAAAAATTTAGCATTAATCCGAGTAGAAAAATTTAACATCCCGGCTAAAAAGATCGAGAAAGTGAAAAAGCTGATCGAAAAAACATCGAAAAAACTCAAATCGCAAAACTGGGAGAGCACGTTAAAAGCAAGAAAAAAAGATAAAGTAACAGAAATTTTCCTCAAAGAGGAAAAAGGGAAAGTGGCGGGCTTATTGATCATGTCCGTAGATAATAGTGGAAAAGCAGTGTTCGTAAACATTGTCGGAAACATCGACCTGGATCAGCTTGGGAAATTGAGCCAAAAATTTAATATTCCGAAATTGGATAGTTTGTCCGGCAAAAAATAGGTTTCTTGTTGGCTGGGGAGACACAAAGCTACGAGGATATAAGAAGGTTTCACACAAAGCCGCCAAGCCACGGAGACAAAAAAATTCTTTGTGGCTGCGAGTCTTCGTGTGAGGCCAAATCTCTTAAAGCGCCCGATTCCCTGGGCTGGATTTTTTAGCAGATTTACTTTCGCCAAAAATAAACAACCTTCGCCATCAACGTTCGATTGGTTAATTCATCGTTGTCAGTGCCCACTAATTGTTCCTGATTGTACACAATGTAGAAATCGCTCCCGGGCCGAAAAATATAGCGGAACAGAATGTTCACATTCCATTTGACGCGATCGTCGAAGCGAAGACGGTCGCTGTTGTACTGGATGTAAGCTTTGAGATAGGCTTCGGTGGAAAAGGCGTAAATTAACCGATTGGATACTGTGAATGTGTGGAACGTGGCGTTGGGCAATTCGACTTGATTGAAATTGTAATCCGAATTGACTGTGAATTTGGGAATCCCGGTCCAGTTGATGCCGCCGTTCAAAGAGTAGCGCGTACCACCGTAGTATTGCGATATCGTCGAACTTACCGATACATTCAGCGGCTTCGCTTCGTTGGAGCGGAAAGTTGCCCAAAAAGCGTAGCCTTGGTAAATGCCCTCTTTGATTTCAATATTTTCGCGCACTTCCCAATCATAAGAGAGATATTCGTATTCGCGCGCCAGGCGCATCATAAAACGGGCGCTGTTCTCGAAGAAAACCCGGTAATTCAGGCTCAAATTTCTTTCCAATAAATAATTTTGCTGGTCGGTGAGATAACTGCCGCTAACAGAATAGGAAAATTTTCTCACAGATTGAAATCGTTTGCTGCGCGGGGAATAGAATAGATTGGCGAATGTCTTGCGAATGTCAGTTCGCCGTACAAATCCCATTTCCGGATTAAAATTTTCCTGAATATCCAGATAGTTCATGCTGGCGCCGTAAAGATCTGTGCGCCAATTGAAATCAGCATTTGCCATTTTATTTTTTTGGTTGGTTTCGTCTGAGGTGTTGCTGCCCGCGAGAAGCGTGGTGAGGCTTATCGTCGGCGAAAATCCCATTCGCGAATCAATGGCAAAAGCCTGGTTGTTACGGGAATTATTTTTTTCGATTTTTGAAGTGAGTAAAACTCCCACTGATGAACGCGTGAACAAATCCCGTTTTACCCGCAGAACGCCGAAATTCGTCGACGGCACGGTCACCTGCTCATCGTCAGAAGTGTATTTTTTTGTGCGCGTCTGCATGTTCAAAACGCCAATCGTGGTGCGGCCTATTTTGCCGGTGATTTTTGCGCCGCCCCAGAGGGGAATCTGACGGCCGTCGCTGATGCCAATCCGCCGACTGTAAAAAACTTGCGGAGTTCCGCCACCGCCGTGACCGCGAAAGAAGCGACTTCCGCCGCTGGTGTTGAAAATTTCTGCCCCTTCGAGGAAGAAGTCTCTTTTTTCCGGGAAGTAAAGGGAAAATCGTGTCAGATTGACCCGCTCCTGATCCGCTTCTACCTGGGCAAAGTCAGTGTTGAAAGTCAAATCTGCGACCAGATTGGACGTGATGTTCACTTTGGCGTCCACACCCATGTCCGCGTCTTTGACAAAATTAAAATCTGTTTCCTGATCATTTTGCAGCCCGCCGATAAGAAAAGGCTGAAATTCCAGATTCCCGCCCTGGCGCAGTCCCTGAAAAGGTCCCAGATGCCCGGCATAAGTCAGTTTGAAAATGGACCACGTGCCCACTTCGCGCGGGATGTGATTCCAGTCTAATTTTTCATTTTTGCGTCGGATCATTCTGCCGAAATTGGCGCCGAAATAGATTTCCTGGCCTTCAACGAAGCGCAGCGTTTTCCAGGGGATTGCCACTTCGGCAAACCAACCTTCGTTGCTAATTTTTGCTTTGCATTCCCAGATGCCGTCCCATTCGGGATTGTAATTTCTGCCCTCGTCGTCTAATTTTGCGTCCCGCTTTGTGCCGTAGGGATTGAAAATGAAGTAAAATCCGCTTCTCTTGTCATGATAGGTGTCGAGCAAAATTTCAAAATAATCATCGTTGTCCATTCGTTTGTCGCGGCGGAGTTCGGTGCGGATTATTTTGTCCGGTTCCGAGTCAAAACATTTGATTCCGAAATAAAGATAATCGCCGTTGTACAGAGCGGCAATCTCTGTTCTTTCGCTGGGGGGATCGCCGTCGCCGGGCTCCTGCTGCTGAAATTCATCGGAAAATTTAGCTTGTTGCCAAAAATTTTCATCCAAACGTCCGTCAATGTGAATCTTTCCGGAAATCTTCTTCACCGGAAGCAACTTCTGACTGCTTAATTCTTTCTCGGATACATTAGCACTCCCTGCAATTGAAAAATTTACATTCAACAGCAGGGCAGTGATGCCGATCAAAATCACTCGAAATGGCACCGTAACATTTTGTTTTTTAAATAATAATTTGAAGCGCATAATTTGTCCGAATTTTTGATGT
It contains:
- a CDS encoding DUF4252 domain-containing protein, producing MKCKNVLLFLAVLWISTAWAQENYEKMPGYVDLKGIEEFKNADETVEVFITKRLLKLVASFSTGQDSSLANLIKNLALIRVEKFNIPAKKIEKVKKLIEKTSKKLKSQNWESTLKARKKDKVTEIFLKEEKGKVAGLLIMSVDNSGKAVFVNIVGNIDLDQLGKLSQKFNIPKLDSLSGKK
- a CDS encoding carbohydrate binding family 9 domain-containing protein; this encodes MRFKLLFKKQNVTVPFRVILIGITALLLNVNFSIAGSANVSEKELSSQKLLPVKKISGKIHIDGRLDENFWQQAKFSDEFQQQEPGDGDPPSERTEIAALYNGDYLYFGIKCFDSEPDKIIRTELRRDKRMDNDDYFEILLDTYHDKRSGFYFIFNPYGTKRDAKLDDEGRNYNPEWDGIWECKAKISNEGWFAEVAIPWKTLRFVEGQEIYFGANFGRMIRRKNEKLDWNHIPREVGTWSIFKLTYAGHLGPFQGLRQGGNLEFQPFLIGGLQNDQETDFNFVKDADMGVDAKVNITSNLVADLTFNTDFAQVEADQERVNLTRFSLYFPEKRDFFLEGAEIFNTSGGSRFFRGHGGGGTPQVFYSRRIGISDGRQIPLWGGAKITGKIGRTTIGVLNMQTRTKKYTSDDEQVTVPSTNFGVLRVKRDLFTRSSVGVLLTSKIEKNNSRNNQAFAIDSRMGFSPTISLTTLLAGSNTSDETNQKNKMANADFNWRTDLYGASMNYLDIQENFNPEMGFVRRTDIRKTFANLFYSPRSKRFQSVRKFSYSVSGSYLTDQQNYLLERNLSLNYRVFFENSARFMMRLAREYEYLSYDWEVRENIEIKEGIYQGYAFWATFRSNEAKPLNVSVSSTISQYYGGTRYSLNGGINWTGIPKFTVNSDYNFNQVELPNATFHTFTVSNRLIYAFSTEAYLKAYIQYNSDRLRFDDRVKWNVNILFRYIFRPGSDFYIVYNQEQLVGTDNDELTNRTLMAKVVYFWRK